One window of Xanthomonas sp. 10-10 genomic DNA carries:
- a CDS encoding TraB/GumN family protein: protein MRHRAVGWGVGLMLVSLLAAANETAPPMTAPVPPPVVDLEAMVVRGVQPGPGLWKVRKGEHVLWILGTQSPLPKRLQWQASEVETIIGQSQQVLMAPTVQLDVDMGFFGRLTLLPSAMKAMKNADGRELRELLPPDLYARWSVAKARYIGNDRGVERKRPMLAAGELYQAALKRSGLARSPVIWSVVERAAKRAGIKPTPTALDYKITDPRQALKEFRAGGMDDIACFRSILVTVERDLPTMVERANAWSVGDIEALRQLPREDPQAACMSAMASSEAARKRGIDDLERRMRDHWLGIATTALQRNRNTFAVLPISRLTASDGYLARLQALGYEVEAP, encoded by the coding sequence ATGCGACACAGGGCAGTGGGGTGGGGCGTGGGGTTGATGTTGGTGTCGCTGCTGGCGGCGGCCAATGAAACGGCGCCGCCGATGACGGCGCCGGTACCACCGCCGGTAGTGGATCTGGAAGCGATGGTGGTACGCGGCGTGCAGCCCGGGCCCGGCCTGTGGAAGGTCCGCAAGGGCGAGCATGTCTTGTGGATCCTGGGCACGCAGTCGCCGTTGCCCAAGCGCCTGCAATGGCAGGCGAGTGAAGTGGAAACCATCATCGGCCAGTCCCAACAGGTACTGATGGCGCCGACCGTACAGCTCGATGTCGATATGGGGTTCTTCGGCAGGCTGACCTTGTTGCCGTCGGCGATGAAGGCGATGAAGAACGCCGACGGCCGCGAACTGCGCGAGCTGCTGCCGCCCGATCTCTACGCACGCTGGAGCGTGGCCAAGGCCCGCTACATCGGCAACGATCGCGGCGTGGAGCGCAAGCGCCCGATGCTGGCCGCTGGCGAGTTGTACCAGGCGGCGCTGAAACGGTCGGGCCTGGCCCGCTCGCCGGTGATCTGGTCGGTGGTGGAACGCGCCGCCAAGCGCGCAGGCATCAAGCCGACGCCGACCGCGCTGGACTACAAGATCACCGACCCGCGGCAGGCGCTCAAGGAGTTTCGCGCCGGCGGCATGGACGACATTGCCTGCTTTCGCAGCATCCTGGTGACGGTGGAGCGCGATCTCCCCACCATGGTCGAACGCGCCAATGCCTGGTCGGTGGGCGACATCGAGGCGTTGCGCCAGTTGCCGCGCGAAGATCCGCAGGCGGCGTGCATGAGTGCGATGGCCAGTTCCGAAGCGGCCAGAAAGCGCGGTATCGACGATCTGGAGCGGCGCATGCGCGACCATTGGCTCGGCATCGCCACCACTGCGCTGCAACGCAATCGCAACACCTTCGCGGTGCTGCCGATCAGTCGCTTGACCGCGTCCGACGGCTATCTGGCGCGCTTGCAGGCGCTCGGCTATGAGGTGGAGGCGCCTTGA
- a CDS encoding cupin domain-containing protein, protein MHPTAAALIRSLDLAPHPEGGHFRRVYASARQVIDNGRVRPALTAIRFLLAAGECSAWHRVDAEETWQWQQGDALELLLYDEASGQLQRLILDAAERGEPMHVVPAGQWQAARSLGDFTLVGCTVSPGFVWEGFALLDAASPLAAHLATLAPR, encoded by the coding sequence ATGCATCCGACCGCCGCTGCCCTGATCCGCTCGCTCGACCTGGCCCCGCACCCGGAAGGCGGGCATTTCCGCCGCGTCTACGCCTCCGCCCGTCAGGTGATCGACAATGGACGCGTCCGGCCGGCGCTGACGGCCATCCGTTTTCTGCTGGCTGCAGGCGAATGCAGCGCCTGGCATCGCGTCGATGCCGAGGAAACCTGGCAGTGGCAGCAGGGCGACGCCCTGGAGTTGCTGCTCTACGACGAAGCCAGCGGACAACTGCAGCGGCTGATCCTGGACGCGGCCGAACGCGGCGAGCCGATGCACGTGGTTCCCGCAGGACAGTGGCAGGCGGCACGCTCGCTGGGCGACTTCACCTTGGTGGGATGCACGGTCTCGCCGGGCTTCGTCTGGGAAGGGTTTGCGCTCCTCGATGCTGCTTCGCCGTTGGCCGCGCATCTGGCCACGTTGGCCCCGCGCTGA
- a CDS encoding WecB/TagA/CpsF family glycosyltransferase, translating to MMQGQHLDSETATVSAVDTPPGVVIPLGGFPVLSTTQEAFALDLFHALAAQQPRRVFFANTNFVVQCQPLRMRMREPSVRIVNDGIGMDLAARLIHGRRFAGNLNGTDLIPYLCRHSAQPLKFFLLGGRPGVGKTAAATLTGTLGQQVVGMCDGYGEFAAAGDGLAERINRSGADVLLVAFGNPLQERWILDHSHALRVPLVFGVGALLDFLSGTARRAPDWVRRLHMEWMYRLLNEPRRLLKRYSWDLLVFFRTCLRAGKHLP from the coding sequence ATGATGCAGGGCCAGCACTTGGACAGCGAAACAGCGACCGTCTCCGCTGTCGACACACCGCCGGGCGTGGTGATTCCGCTGGGCGGGTTCCCGGTGTTGTCCACCACCCAGGAAGCCTTCGCGCTGGATCTGTTCCACGCACTGGCAGCGCAACAGCCGCGTCGGGTGTTCTTCGCCAACACCAACTTCGTGGTGCAGTGTCAGCCGTTGCGGATGCGCATGCGCGAACCCAGCGTGCGCATCGTCAACGACGGCATCGGGATGGATCTGGCGGCGCGGCTGATTCATGGCCGCCGCTTTGCCGGCAATCTCAACGGCACCGATCTGATTCCGTATCTGTGCCGCCACAGCGCGCAACCGCTCAAGTTCTTCCTGCTTGGCGGACGGCCCGGCGTGGGCAAGACCGCCGCTGCCACCTTGACCGGCACGTTGGGGCAGCAGGTGGTGGGCATGTGCGACGGCTACGGCGAGTTTGCCGCCGCCGGCGATGGCCTGGCCGAGCGCATCAACCGCTCCGGCGCCGATGTGCTGCTGGTGGCGTTCGGCAACCCCTTGCAGGAGCGCTGGATTCTGGACCACAGCCACGCGCTGCGTGTCCCATTGGTGTTCGGCGTCGGTGCGCTGCTCGACTTCCTGTCCGGCACGGCGCGGCGCGCGCCGGACTGGGTGCGCCGCCTGCACATGGAGTGGATGTACCGGTTGCTCAACGAGCCGCGTCGCCTGCTCAAGCGCTATAGCTGGGACTTGCTGGTGTTCTTCCGCACCTGTCTGCGCGCAGGCAAGCATCTGCCTTGA